AAGAAAAAGGCAAGGATTATAAAAGCTGTTCCCAAATGAGTCATAAAAAGGTAAAGAAAGCCAGCCTTTAGAACTTCTTCTTTCTCTTCACTGATAACTAACAGGAAGGAAGATAGAGACATAAGCTCCCAAAAAAACAGAAAGCTTATAACATCGTTACTGAAGATGGTAAAAAACATGGATAGCATGAACACGGAAAGAAATAAGAAAAAGTGAGGTTTATCTTGGAACGCCTTCCCATAAGACAGCGTGTATAAAGAGATGTAAAAGGATACAAAAAGAAGTATGCAGGAAAAGTAAAGAGGGATGCTTTCAAGCCTGAAGGAGAAGGATAAAAAGCCAAGAGGTACTGTAAAGTAATTGGGGAGGGTAAGTATGAAAAGCAGCATAAGCAGTGAGGTAAATAAAGGGCTATAAATAAGAACAGACAATATCTTCTTAGGTAAGCTTTCTTCCATTTTTTTATATTGTACCACAAAATCGTGCTAAAATAGTTTTGAAAAATGTATCTGGAGGAAGAGATATCCGAGACGGAAATTTATGGCAAGGTTGAAAGCATTATAAAAAAAGGTGGATATCTGCTTAGCATAGTTTGTAGCGACGAGAGGGCTTTAGGAGAAGATTTTGTTATAAGATACTTCTTCAGGGAGGAGGGAATTAAGGTTTTGAAACTTTGCGTAGGAACTAAATTTCCATCCATAACTTCTTTATGCCCAGCTGCTAAAAACTACGAGAGGGAAATAAGGGATATGTTTGGATTGGTGCCAGAAGGACATCCTGACAGTAGGAGTCTTATGCTATATCCAGAGAACTGGGACCCCTCCATACACCCTCTACGGAAGGATTACGATGGTAAAAAACCTGAGTTTAAGAAATACGGCATATATAGATATAAAGAGGTTTTTGGTGAAGGCATTAACAAAGTTCTCGTAGGTCCTATACATGCAGGTATCATCGAGCCAGGACACTTTAGATTTTCCCTCGCTGGCGAAGCCATACTACAGCTGGAGATAAGACACTTTTGGAAACACAGAGGTGTAGAAAAGGTATGTGAGGGGAAAAATCCAGAAGAGGCCCTTAGGATAGTCAGCCGTATATCTGGGGACAACGCGGTCAATATATCCCTCGCATACTTGAATGCGGTGGAAACCCTTTTGGGTATAAAGCTTTCCCAAAGAGTGAGTTATCTAAGATGTGTCCTTGCAGAGCTTGAAAGAATCTGGAACCATGTTAGGGATTTAGGTTGGCTATTTATGGACATAGGCTTTCCTCTACCAGCCCAGCACTTATTTTCCATTCAAGAACAGCTTATGAGATTGAACAAGGTAATTACTGGACACAGGTTTATGTTTGACGCCTTCTCTATAGGTGGTGTGAATGTAAAAATAGAAGATGAAGAGAAGAGATTGATAGATAAAATGCTTACACTGGTGGAGAAAGAAACAAAAGAGGTTGAAAGGTTTGCCATAGAAACACCATCGGTTAGAGATAGATTTGAAACAACCGGTAGGATTTTCAGAAAAACGGCGATGGAATTATCTTTGTGTGGAGTTTGTGCCAGAGCATCAGGCTTAAAAAGGGACACAAGAGTGGAGTTACCCTATTTAGCGTACAAAGATTTTGATGTAAATGTACCTATAAGCGAGCAAGGTGATGTTATGGCAAGGTTTATGATAAGGGTTGAGGAAATTTACCAATCGGTAAATCTTATAAGAGGCTTTTTAGAAAATCTTCCCAATGATAATGCAGAGAAGCAAAACTTACTTTTTCCTTACTCATGGAGTGTGGGCAACGCTGAAACCCCAAGAGGTAATGCCTTTTTCTTTGTGATGCTTGATGAGAAAGGTAATATATACAGGTTAAAGTACACAGACCCATCTTTTAGAAATTGGCCTGCTATACAGTATGCAGTTCTTGGGGATATAATAGCAGACTTTCCTCTTGTAAATAAAAGTATGAACCTCTCTTATTCGGGGAACGATCTTTAAGGAGGTGAAGCGTGTTTTTTCTTTTGAAAAGATCCTTCCGGGTGAAGACAGAAGATTTAAAGGTGAAACATAAAAAGGTCATTAGTCTATTTATAAGAGAAGTGGATACAGGTTCGTGTAATGCTTGCGAGATTGAAGTAGCAAATCTTAACAACCCATACTACGATGTAGAAAGATTTGGCATAAAGTTTGTCGCCTCACCCAAACATGCCGATGTTTTGCTCATAACAGGATGCGTTACAAGAAACATGTTGATACCTATGATAAAAGCTTATGAAAATGCTCCCGCTCCGAAGTTTGTATTGACCGTTGGGGACTGCACCGCTGAATGCCCCTACTTCAAAGATTCTTACGCAGTAGAGGGTCCTGTATCAAAACACTTGCCTGTACATGTACATGTACCAGGCTGTCCTCCTGAACCAGCACAGGTAATAGAAGGTCTTTTAAAGCTGAGTCATTTTGCAGATAAAGACTTATAAAATGGGCGATGGAGGACTTGAACCTCCGACCTCCATCGTGTGAGGATGGCGCTCTACCTCTGAGCTAATCGCCCTCAATGGTATTATTATACAAAAGGTGAGGGAAAAGTGTATGCCTGTTTGCTACATTTCCTTTGGAAGCAATTGGGGAGATAGAGTGCAGAACATACTAAAAGCTATCTCTTTAGTGGCAAATTTGGGAAATCTGGAGGCTGTATCCACTGTATATGAGAGTCTGCCATGGGGTATAGAAAACCAGCCACCTTTCTTAAATGGCGTTCTAAAGTTAAATACCAACCTTGGGCCTATAAGACTTCTGAAGGAGCTAAAGGAGATAGAAAGGTACATAGGAAGAAAGGAACGCTACAGATGGGGTCCCAGAGAGATTGATTTGGATATTTTACTTTACGATGGCTATATTTTAATGCTCAGTTTTTTAAGGATACCCCATCCGTATATGCTGGAGAGGGACTTTGTACTTTTCCCTCTCCTTGAGCTGGACGAAAACCTCATTCACCCCACTTTAGGACAGCCCATAAAGCTCTTTGCCCAAAGTCTTAAAAACAACCTCAAACCCTACGCCTGTATCACTTCTTACTTTTTACATACTGCTCCCAATTCTCGGGTGTAAAGGGTGAGATCTGTCTAAGAAGCTTTATAATCTTGGGAAATTCTTCTATTACATAGTCCACATCCTCTTCCGTATTGTCCCTGCCAAAGCTAAAAACCAGCGATCCGTTGGCTACCTCCTTTGGCACACCTACTGCAAAAAGTACATGCGATTGCTTGAGTGCCAAAGAGACGCAAGCGGAACCTGAAGCGGTTTCTATACCCATAAGGTCAAGTCTTAAAAGCATAGCCTCGCCTTCAATCAAATGCACTATCAGAGATAGGTGATGTGGAAGCCTTTGAGTTGGATGTCCCGTAAATTCAATGTAATCAAGCCTTTCTTCAAGAGCTTTTCTTAACTTATCCCTGTAATGGGAAAGTCTTGTCATCCTATCCTGGAGTTCCTTCATGGTTAGCTCTGCGGCGGCACCAAAGCCTACTATACCTGGTACGTTTTCCGTACCGGCCCTTACACCTCTTTCCTGCGTACCACCTTCTATTAAGGGTCTTATTTTCACTCCCTTTCTTGTCCACAGAGCACCCACGCCCTTGGGTCCATACATGAGGTGTGCGGTAAAAGATGCAGCATCCACACCCCAGTCCTTTACATCTACAGGATAATGTCCGAGCGTTGGTGCGGCATCCGTATGGAATATAACTTTGGGATTCTTAGACTTTGCTGCCTGAACAAGACTCTTTATATCCTGAACAGTGCCTATCTCTCTGTTGGAGTGGCCTATACTCACAAGGACTGTGTCTGTCCTTACTGCCTCGCTTACCTGATCCGGATGTATGAGACCGTATCTATCTGGCTTTAGGTAGGTAACTTCCCAGCCCTTTCTCTCTAAGGTTTTTAGAGGGTGCAAAACTGAGTGGTGCTCTATCTCGGTGGATACTATGTGTCTGCCCTTCTTTTCGTAAGCTTCCGCTATTCCCTTTATTGCCAAGTTGTTGGCTTCTATACCACCCGAGGTGAAAACTATTTCTTCAGGGCTATTGGCATTTATGAGCGTTGCTATCTTTTCCCTCGCAGAGTTTATAGCTTTTTTGGTGACCTGACCAAAGCTGTGAAGGGATGTGGGATTTCCAAAATGCTCTCTAAAGTAAGGAAGCATAGCCTCCAGAACTTCCTGTGCAACAGGTGTGGTAGCAATGTGGTCAAGATAAACTACCCTCTGACCTACCTTTTTTATAAACATGCTTTACCTCCTTAAAATTCTCTCTGAAACAAGCTTTGCTATGGCATAAAAAGCTTTGGAAACTTCTGACTCAGGATTGGTAAGAGTAATAGGCATACCTGTATCGGATGTTTCTGCCACCTGTGGGTCCATGGGTATAGAGCCAAGAACCTGCAGCTGGTACGCTCTGACAAACTCCAAAACCTTACCCTTACCAAAAACATAGTATTTGTTGCCGCTTTCTGGACAGATAAAGTAAGCCATGTTTTCTATAACACCAAGCACCGGCACATTTACCTCCTTAAACATGGCTGTTGCCTTTTTCACATCAGCCAGAGCTACATCCTGAGGTGTGGTAACTACTATGGCTCCCGTCATATCCACATTCTGGGCAAGCGTCAATTGTACATCTCCTGTTCCCGGAGGAAGGTCAAGAACAAGATAGTCAAGGTTTCCCCAGTTTACATCAAAGAGAAATTGCGTAAGAGCTTTCATGAGCATGGGACCTCTCCAGATAACGGGCGTGTCTTCCGAAGGCAATAGAAAGCCTATGGAGAGTATCTTTATACCGTATTTTTCTATGGGTATTAGCCTGTTTCTTTCATCTACATGTACTCTCTCACCTTTTACACCAAAGAGGGTGGGGATGCTGGGACCGTATATATCCGCATCCAGAAGACCAACTTGGTATCCAAGTTTTGAGAGAGCTACCGCCAAGTTAGCTGCCACTGTTGACTTACCAACTCCTCCCTTTCCACTGCCTACCGCTATGAGGTGTTTAACGCCTTCAACTCTTCTTCTTGTAAATGCTGGCTGTCCAAAAGCTGGTGGCACTTCAGGGACACCCTCCACAAACCTTATGTTTACATTTTTTACATCTGGCAAGTTTTCAAGGGCTTGATAGGTTTTTCGCCTTATTTCCTCCTCAAGCTCCTTTTTGGGGAGCCTGTAGACTACCTCAAGGGAAGAGCCTATGAGTTTAATGTCCTTTATCAGTTCAGTCAGTTTAGTGTTGTCTACGCTCGCTTCCCTCAGGGCGTCCATTATGTCCTTTACTGCCATGCTATCCTCCTTATTTTGAAATATAATTTATTTTGTGAAGGTTGATATGAGAATAATCAAATCAACTGGGGAAAGGCTATGAATTATGTATCCCAGATCCTAAGCTACATAAGTAGTACACCTGATATAACCGAAATATACCTTGTTCCCAAGGCTCCACCTGTTGATAAGAAAGATGGTAAGCTCATAAAGATAACGGACAATGTGTTTACTCCTGAGGATGTAAGGGACACTCTTTTAGCCTTGAAAAGCTATGCATCCCCCCTTTTGGGTCCTCTGGGAAGTGAAGGCACCTTCTCTTTTGGCATACAAAATGTAGGAAGGTTGAGGGTGAGTTATGTAACCCAGCGAGGAAGTTATGTGGTAAACATAGTTAAAATCCCTTATCAAGTACCGCTTTTAGAAAATGTGTGTCAAGACCCCAAGACAGTTCAGCACATAGATGAGCTGATAAGACTTTACACTTCTGGCATTGTGCTTGTACTTGGTAATAGCCATGCAAGAGTGAGTACCTTTGTATACTCTTTCCTTCAACACATATCCAGAAACTACCAAAAGATCATCCTCGTTCTTGAAAAACCCCTTTCATTCCTTCTCAAGCACGACAAGTCCTTGGTTATACAGAGAGAGGTAGGTTTGGATACGCCTACCTTTGAAGAAGGACTCAGAGATGTAGCTTATGTCAATCCAGACATAGTGTATGTAAGCTACAGGGAGATCCTTCTGGCGGAAGAGGTCCTTCACATAATAAATGTGGTGGACCTGAATACTCTGGTAATATTTCACTCACCTTACATGAGTGAGGAAGCTGTTTTAAAAAGCTTTGAGAGACATAAGAAATTGGTTAGGTCTGTTATAAAGGTTGGTCCATCCGATGATGGAAAGCTAAGTATTGCCATTACAAACACAGCACCTTAGGCATTGGGAAACCGTTAAAGTTGGAAGCGTAGACAGTAGTGTATGCTCCTGCGGAGAGGATGTAGAGGTGATCACCCACCTCAGGCTCTGGAAGAGCTACCATTTTGGCTATAACATCCATACTGTCGCACGACACACCTCCTATTGTCCACTCTTTTAGCTCTCCTTCCCTGTCTATATAGAAGGGATACCTTATACCCCCAAGAGCCTCTGCCAGACCGTTGAAGACACCCGTATCCACATAAAGCCAATTCTCATCATTTCTCTTAGCCTTTCCTATGATCCTTGTTATCATGATGCCTTGATCGCCCACTATCCCTCTACCTGGTTCTATCTGCAGTTCGTGAGGGGGGTTTGGGAAGAACTTTTGTAAAAGCCCCTTTATGTAATAAGCTATGTCCTCTATCCTGAGGGCTTCATAAGTGTACTTGACAGGTATGCCCCCACCCATGTTGAGCATCTGAAGCCTAAAGCCTCTCCTTTTTGCCTTTTCCCAAAGCTCCGCAGATTTTCTTATGGCTATAAACCAGTTTCTGTAGTTGTTGCACTGAGAGCCTACATGAAAGGTAATGCCGTAAGGTACAAGCCCTTTCTCCCTCGCATACTCAAGTATATCAATGGCAGTATCCACATCAACACCAAACTTCTTAGAGAGTGGCCAATCACTACCCTCGTTGGGAACTACTAACCTAACATACACCCTTGCCCGCTTTGCCACCTTAGCTATTTTTTCCACCTCTGTAAAGGAATCCACCGCGAAACGATTTACATGGACAGAGTAAGCGTAATCTATAAACTCCTCTGACTTTACAGGATTGCTGGAGATGATCCTTTCAGGCTCAACTTTCAGGCTAAGCACCTTTTTTAGCTCCTCCAAAGATGCTACCTCAAAACCTGAACCTTTCTCTGATAGCGCTTTTATTACACTCGTATGGTCGTTAGCTTTCACCGCATAGTATATTCTGAAGTTGGGCATGTAAAGCTCTATCTCTTTATACCTGCGCTTTATACCTTCAAGGTCCAGAAGCAAGAGGGGGGTTTCTTGGGGCTTTAGGTAAGGCTGAAGGTGAAGTCTTTGGGAGATAAACTCCTCAAAGTATCTTTTGGCAAACTGGAACTGAAGCTCCCGCCGGTCTAAGGACTCTTTAACCATAATGGAAGTAATAATAATCTCTTTTTACAGGAAGGAAAGTGCCTGTTTTCTCTGCAGACATGCTGCACACTCACCGCAGGGAGGCTCTGTTCCTACATAGCACGAGTAAGTTTTTTCAAAAGGCACTCCCAGGTCTCTACCAATAAGGGCTATGTCTCTTTTGGACATTCCCAAAAAGGGTGCGTAGATGTGTATTCTTTTTTTGGTCTTTGCCACAAAGATGGAAGAGGCATTAACGGCTGCTTCTGCTGAGGTTATGAATTCTGGCCTGCAGTCAGGGTAAGGACTATCAAGGGCATGAACGCCTATACCTATGTGGTCTATCTCTAAGGTGTCCGCAAAAGAAGCTGCTATAGATATAAAGGTGAGGTTTCTCATAGGTACTGTGGTGATGGGAGGCTCTTCTTGAGGATACTCTCCCTTCGGTATGGATGCCTCTTGGTCTAAGAGGGCTGATCCCTTTAGGACACTGTAATGAGGCACCTCAACTATAAAATGTTCTTCCACCTGCGCCATTTTTGCAAGGTCCTTTGCGTACTTTATCTCCACTCTGTGCCTCTGACCGTAATCAAAGGAGATGGCATAAATCTTATCAAACTCTTTCTTGGAAAGCCACAAGAGAGTGGCGCTGTCCATTCCTCCAGAAAGTAGCACCAGTACACTCTTCATTTTTACCTTATGCCGGAGGCGGGAGTCGAACCCGCACGCCCTTTCGGGCGGGGGATTTTGAATCCCCTGCGTCTGCCAGTTCCGCCACTCCGGCTCTCTTAAAAAAAGATTATAGACTATCCTAAGCTGGCCATGCCAGTTATGTAATCAGCTACAGTAGTTGCCGCAATGGACCTGGGTTTGACAACAGGTTTTAGTCCTTGAGCTAACACATAACCTATAGCTTCTTTGAGTATTACGCTTGAGTTGTGTTCAGGATTGGGATTTATGTCTAAATGCACCTCAAAGGGTCTATTTCCTATAACTTCTGAAATCTCAAGAGCCATAAAAACCGCTCTGCTTACTTCCTCCATCAGCCTCTGCCGTAAGGATCTTATCCTTTTGACTCTTTCTGTACGCCAGAAAATCTTTGCTCCTCTGCACGAATCTATATGTACCACCACAACGGTAACAAAAACAGTCTTTTCCCTCACTTGTCTTGAATCACAACCCACATATACAGCAGTTCTCTCTGATGTACTTTTTATAAACTCCTTGACCTCCTCCATGTCCTTTATTAAGGGCATGTCTTCATACCCCTCTTTTAAAGTCTACATTCTTTACCCAAGAGGGTTTAAAGAGTATCCAGTCTTTTAGGTTTTCAGGGCTCCTTGAGTAGCACACTTCGCAAAGGAGACCTTCTTTGGTTAGCTTGGAGTTATCATCACAGCACTCGCTTAAGTTCCAAAACTCGTAATTGTCGTGGAAGACAAGCTTCTTACAGCTTACGCATTCGTAAAGGGTAAAACCCTTTGAGCTGAGGAAGGATGCCACATCTTCCTCCTCGGGCAGCTCTTCCACATCAAGAATCCTCTTTAGGAACTCCTTCTGTTGGTGCGTCAGCTCATGTATCTTCACATCAAATAATAATAGAACATAAAGCACCAAAAGGCAAATGCTTTTGGTTTATAATTTCCTTCAGATGATCAGAGCCTTCGTGGGTTTTTTTACCACAAAGAGATTGCAAGAGCATGTGGAAAAGCTTGAAAAACAGACAGAGCATTTTATAAGGGGCAAGTGGGTAGAACCGCAAAATCTTCATATGACTTTTCAATTCTTAGGTGATGTTGAGGAGGAAAAACTTATGGACATTATCAAAAATATGCAAACCATCGTACAAAAATACAAACCCATACATGTAAGGTATAAATCTTTGGGCGTATTTCCTTCCTTGGACAAGGCAAGAGTGCTTTGGGTGGGTGTTGCAGAGGGTGCTAACCATCTTAAAGACCTTGCCAGAGAGATAACTAAAGCCAACAGAAGGTCAGGCATAAGGGAGGAGGGCAAACCCTTTCATCCTCATGTTACCCTATGCAGGATAAAGGAGTTTGATCGCAGAAAGCTTAGAGAGCTTCTAAAACAGCACGAAAACACAAATTTTGGAGAGGATACTGTTGATCGTATAGCCTTGGTTAAAAGCTCGCTGAGCTCAGTAGGTCCCGTATATACTATCTTGGAGGAGTTTTACTTTTATGGATAGGCTCACATATAGGTCTGCAGGTGTGGACGTGCAGAAGGCTGAAGAGTTTGTAGATTACATAAAGGATAAAGTAAAGCACCTTTCAAAAAGCGTTTTGCTGTGGGGAGCATTTTCAAGCGGTCTTGAAATAAAAGGATACAAACAGCCTGTGATTATGATGTCCGCTGACGGCGTTGGTACTAAGCTGAAGGTGGCTCAGCATGTAGGCATTCACGACAGCATAGGCATTGACCTTGTTGCCATGAATGTAAACGATGTGATAACCTCAGGCGCAGAGCCTATAGCTTTTCTTGATTACATAGCTACTGGAAAGATAGAGCTTGAAGTTCTCAAGAGGGTGATGGATGGCATAATTGATGGGTGTAAAAAAGCTCATGTGCCTTTGGTGGGGGGAGAGACGGCAGAAATGCCTGACTTTTATCCAGAAGGTGTTTATGACCTTGCCGGTTTTTGCGTAGGAGTTTGTGAAAAAGGTCAGCTTATAACCGGTGAGGACATAAAAGAAGGAGATGTTTTGGTGGGTCTTCCCTCCTCCGGTTTTCACTCCAACGGGTACTCTCTCATAAGGAAGGTGCTGGCGCAAAGGGGTATAGATTACAAGGAAAGGATAGAAGAATTTGGGAAAAGTGTATACGAGATACTTCTTGAGCCTACGCGCATATACGCTGAGGACATAAGAAAGCTCAGAGGCAAAGTTAGCATAAAGGGTATGGCACACATAACTGGCGGAGGCATAAGGGGGAATCTTATAAGAATTCTGCCAGAGGGTGTAAGGGCTGTGGTGGAGAAGTCTCTAATACCAAGAAACGAGATTTTTTACTGGATAAAGGAGCTTGGCAATATAGAAGAGGAGGAGATGTATAAGACCTTCAACATGGGATTGGGCTTTGTTCTGGTGGTGGGAAAGGAAGATGTTAAAAAGGTGAGGGACCTTGTTAAGGATGCCTTTGTGTGTGGGTACATAGAGGAGGGTAAAAGAGATGTCCTGCTTGTTTAAAAAGGTGCTTTTGTCTTCTGCCATCTTTGTGTCTTTATCCTTTGGTCAGGTTATACAGAAGGTGGAAATAATGGGGGCTAAGTATGTGCCTGACGAAGTTATAAAGGCTCTCATAAAAGCAAGGGAAGGTCTAACTTACACACCCGACCTGGTGAGAGAGGACATAAGGAGGTTATACAGGACCGGCTTCTTTGACAGGGTGGAGGTTTACGAGGAGAGGAAAGATGGTGGGGTAATCCTCTACTACGATGTTGTGGACCTTCCCATCATATACAAGATAGAGTTTACGGGCAACAGAAAGATAAAGTCTGAAGACTTGGAGAAGAAAATAGGCATAGAGACTGAGGTAGGCAAAATTGATGTGGAAGAGCTTACAAAGGGCTATACCTCCTCTCCTGCTATAGAGGAGAAGGTGGAGATCCAAAGAAAGCTCAAATTGGGAAGAGTGCTAAGCAGGGAGGAGATGGAATACATAAAGAGAAAAATTGTTGAAGCTTATGCCAAAGAAGGTTATCCTAATGTAAAGGTTGACTACGAGCTTGTTCCCAAAAAGGGAGCTTCCAAGATCGTTTACCATATCTTTGAGGGAAGTCCCGAGTATGTATCATCAATACATTTCAAAGGCAATAAAACCTTCCGAGCTGGTAAACTCCTTGACCACATGGAGACAAAACCGCCAAGCCTTCTGGCTCTCAGACTCCGTCCACCTTTCAGCGAAGATGTTTTGAAGGATGATATGACAAGACTTAGGGATTTTTACGTGTCAGAGGGCTTTCTTGATGCAAAGGTGTCCTATAAGATAGAAAAAAAAGATGCCAAGTACAGCATAGAGATAGACATAGATGAAGGCAAGAGGTACAAATTAGAGAGCCTGAAAATAGAAGGCAATACGCTTTTCTCTTACGACGAACTTGTTGGAGCATTCTTAAAGAAAAACAAAGGTGGATACTATAGGGAGGAGGTGATAGACCAAATCATCAGCAACATAAAGAGGCAGTATTCTACCATAGGCTTTTTAAATGTTTCTGTAGTTAAGGATGAAAAAATAGACAGTGAAGGGAAGAAGGTAAGCCTGACTCTTAAAGTGAACGAAGGAGAGCCTGTTTACATAGACAGGGTGCAAGTAAGGGGAAATTATGAGTCACGCGATTATGTGATAAGAAGGGAGATGAGGGTTCAAGAAGGGGAGCTTGCCAACGAAAGAGAGATAGAGCGTTCAAGAACAAGGATATTCAACCTTGGTTATTACGAAGATGTATCTATAGAACCTCTGCCGTCGGAGGGCAGAAGGTGGGACTTGGAGGTGAAAGTCAGGGAGAGATTTACCGGTCAGTTTTCTGTAGGTTTGGGCTACAACCAGGTCACAAAAGTGGCAGGCTTTGTCTCTGTGAGGAAAGGTAATTTCTTAGGTACGGGTGATATTGCGGGCATATCGGTCTCATATGGAAGCAATTACAAGGATAACTCTCTCTCTTATACAAAAAAGTGGTTTCTCAACAAACCTATGGACCTTACTGGGTCACTTTACGATAGGCGCATAGATTACACTACCTACACCGTATCCAGAACAGGGCTTGACTTTATTCTCTCTCGGGAGCTGGCGGAATTCTGGAGAGTAAGCGGTGGCTTTAGCATACAAAGGGTGAGATATTCCAACATATCCTCAGATGCATCAGCAGCAATAAGGCAGGAAGCTGGGACAAGGCAGTCAAGGAAGCTGCTTTTTGGCATAACAAGGGATACAAGAGACAACTACCTGTTTCCAACAAAGGGAGCTCTCACAGAGCTTAGCTATTCAGTGGCGGTTCCTGTTTTGGGAGGTACAGAAAGATTTAACAAAGTAACCTTATCCCACCAGATGTTTATGAAAGATACGCTCTTTGATACAGGGCTTATCTTATCCTTGAAGGGTGTAGTGGGAATGGCAGAGCCTTACGGTGGGAAAACCGTTCCCCTTGATGAGAGGTTCTTCGTGGGTGGTGATTTTACCATAAGGGGTTATAAATACGGTTATGCGGGACCTCTTGATCCCAATACTAATGACCCCATAGGCGCGAGCAGGGAGCTTATACTTTCCGCTGAGCTTAACTACCCAATATACAAGAATATTCTTTATGGCGCTGTTTTTTACGATACTGGCTTGGGTGCCAACAGCTGGAAGGACTTCAAACCCCAAAACTTCCGTGAAGGTTTTGGTGTAGGTATAAGGTTCATAACTCCCTTTGCTCCTATAAAGCTTGATTGGGCTTTCAAGACTAAAAAGGTACCAGGCGATACCTCAAGAAGCAAGCTCCACTTTGTGCTGGGGGTATTTTTCTGATGATACCGAGAGCTTTAACCATTGCAGGCTCTGATAGTGGTGGTGGTGCTGGTATTCAGGGGGATCTCAAGACTTTTACCGCTTTAGGTGTTTATGGTATGAGCGCCATAACATCCATAACTGTTCAAAACACCATCGGTGTCTTTGGAGTTTACGACCTTCCACCCGATGCCGTTTACAGTCAGATAAAGGTGGTGGTTGAGGATATAGGAGTTGATGCGGTAAAGACAGGTATGCTATCCTCTGAAGATATAGTAAAGGCTGTAGCAGAGGCTGTAAGAGAGTTTCGTCTAAGAAACCTGGTGGTGGACCCTGTGATGAGGGCAAAGTCAGGGGACCCGCTTCTAAAAGAGTCTGCAAGGAAGGCTCTCATGGAAGAGCTTTTACCTTTAGCTTTGATAGTAACACCTAACCTTCCGGAAGCTCAGGAGATGTGTGGGTTTAAGATAAACAGCTTGAAAGACATGGAGGAGGCGTGCCGAGTAATACACTCCTTGGGACCCAAGTATGTGGTGGTCAAAGGTGGACATCTTGAAGGAGATAAAAAGGTGGATGTGCTGTACGATGGTAAGAGCTTTTACCACTTGGAGGGCAAGCATGTGCTTACCAAGAATACGCACGGCACTGGTTGCACTTTCTCCTCAGCCATAACAGCCTTTCTGGCAAAGGGTGAGGACCCTATAGAGGCTATAAAAAGAGCAAAGGAGTATGTGCAAGGAGCAATAGAGCATGGTCTTCCTCTGGGGCACGGACACGGTCCCCTGAACCATATGTGGATGTTTTACAGCTTATAATGTTATCATGCGCACTGTGGATGTGAGTTCAAAGCCTCTTACTCTCAGGACTGCAAGAGCTTATGGTAGAATAAGGCTAAAGCCACAGACGCTCAAAGCCATCTTGGAAGGAAAAGTTCCCAAGGGGGATGTGCTTCAGGCAAGCAGATTGGCAGGCATAATGGGTGCAAAAAACACCTCCCAGCTCTTACCCTTCTGTCATCCTCTGGGCTTTCAGCATGTAGAGGTGGACCTCCAAGTAAGAGAGGACGGCATAGAAGCCTTTTCCTT
The DNA window shown above is from Hydrogenobacter thermophilus TK-6 and carries:
- the thpR gene encoding RNA 2',3'-cyclic phosphodiesterase, with translation MIRAFVGFFTTKRLQEHVEKLEKQTEHFIRGKWVEPQNLHMTFQFLGDVEEEKLMDIIKNMQTIVQKYKPIHVRYKSLGVFPSLDKARVLWVGVAEGANHLKDLAREITKANRRSGIREEGKPFHPHVTLCRIKEFDRRKLRELLKQHENTNFGEDTVDRIALVKSSLSSVGPVYTILEEFYFYG
- a CDS encoding twitching motility protein gives rise to the protein MNYVSQILSYISSTPDITEIYLVPKAPPVDKKDGKLIKITDNVFTPEDVRDTLLALKSYASPLLGPLGSEGTFSFGIQNVGRLRVSYVTQRGSYVVNIVKIPYQVPLLENVCQDPKTVQHIDELIRLYTSGIVLVLGNSHARVSTFVYSFLQHISRNYQKIILVLEKPLSFLLKHDKSLVIQREVGLDTPTFEEGLRDVAYVNPDIVYVSYREILLAEEVLHIINVVDLNTLVIFHSPYMSEEAVLKSFERHKKLVRSVIKVGPSDDGKLSIAITNTAP
- a CDS encoding type III PLP-dependent enzyme, producing the protein MVKESLDRRELQFQFAKRYFEEFISQRLHLQPYLKPQETPLLLLDLEGIKRRYKEIELYMPNFRIYYAVKANDHTSVIKALSEKGSGFEVASLEELKKVLSLKVEPERIISSNPVKSEEFIDYAYSVHVNRFAVDSFTEVEKIAKVAKRARVYVRLVVPNEGSDWPLSKKFGVDVDTAIDILEYAREKGLVPYGITFHVGSQCNNYRNWFIAIRKSAELWEKAKRRGFRLQMLNMGGGIPVKYTYEALRIEDIAYYIKGLLQKFFPNPPHELQIEPGRGIVGDQGIMITRIIGKAKRNDENWLYVDTGVFNGLAEALGGIRYPFYIDREGELKEWTIGGVSCDSMDVIAKMVALPEPEVGDHLYILSAGAYTTVYASNFNGFPMPKVLCL
- a CDS encoding ribonuclease H-like YkuK family protein — encoded protein: MPLIKDMEEVKEFIKSTSERTAVYVGCDSRQVREKTVFVTVVVVHIDSCRGAKIFWRTERVKRIRSLRQRLMEEVSRAVFMALEISEVIGNRPFEVHLDINPNPEHNSSVILKEAIGYVLAQGLKPVVKPRSIAATTVADYITGMASLG
- the purM gene encoding phosphoribosylformylglycinamidine cyclo-ligase gives rise to the protein MDRLTYRSAGVDVQKAEEFVDYIKDKVKHLSKSVLLWGAFSSGLEIKGYKQPVIMMSADGVGTKLKVAQHVGIHDSIGIDLVAMNVNDVITSGAEPIAFLDYIATGKIELEVLKRVMDGIIDGCKKAHVPLVGGETAEMPDFYPEGVYDLAGFCVGVCEKGQLITGEDIKEGDVLVGLPSSGFHSNGYSLIRKVLAQRGIDYKERIEEFGKSVYEILLEPTRIYAEDIRKLRGKVSIKGMAHITGGGIRGNLIRILPEGVRAVVEKSLIPRNEIFYWIKELGNIEEEEMYKTFNMGLGFVLVVGKEDVKKVRDLVKDAFVCGYIEEGKRDVLLV
- the queC gene encoding 7-cyano-7-deazaguanine synthase QueC, which gives rise to MKSVLVLLSGGMDSATLLWLSKKEFDKIYAISFDYGQRHRVEIKYAKDLAKMAQVEEHFIVEVPHYSVLKGSALLDQEASIPKGEYPQEEPPITTVPMRNLTFISIAASFADTLEIDHIGIGVHALDSPYPDCRPEFITSAEAAVNASSIFVAKTKKRIHIYAPFLGMSKRDIALIGRDLGVPFEKTYSCYVGTEPPCGECAACLQRKQALSFL